A genome region from Triplophysa rosa linkage group LG24, Trosa_1v2, whole genome shotgun sequence includes the following:
- the ucn3l gene encoding urocortin 3, like — protein sequence MWLARILLALALLCAPVSSLCIPAYDTESYFLCNSEILSGTTDNGQPTHSLLDTLNLLYKSAHVLSSEEPRERRTVPASKYRFLSQTQLRSKLYRNSAKSDRRSQVTLSLDVPTNIMNILFNIAKAKNLRAKADDNARLLAQIGKRK from the coding sequence ATGTGGCTCGCTCGAATCCTCCTCGCTCTGGCACTTCTTTGCGCACCAGTTTCCAGTCTCTGCATACCGGCGTACGACACCGAGTCCTACTTTCTCTGCAACAGCGAGATCCTCTCCGGTACCACTGACAACGGGCAACCCACACATTCCCTGCTGGACACTTTAAACCTCCTGTATAAGTCCGCGCACGTGCTTTCCTCCGAGGAACCGCGCGAGAGGAGGACAGTACCAGCGTCCAAATACAGATTCCTGAGCCAAACGCAACTGAGGAGTAAACTGTACCGCAACAGCGCGAAGAGCGACAGACGCAGTCAGGTCACTCTCTCCCTAGATGTTCCTACCAATATCATGAACATCCTCTTTAATATAGCCAAAGCCAAGAACCTGCGCGCGAAGGCGGACGACAACGCGCGCCTATTGGCGCAGATCGGGAAGAGAAAATGA
- the copg2 gene encoding coatomer subunit gamma-2, with product MIKKFDKKDEESGSGSNPFQHLEKSAVLQEARIFNETPINPRKCLHILTKIIYLLNQGEHFGTTEATEAFFAMTRLFQSNDQTLRRMCYLTIKEMANISEDVIIVTSSLTKDMTGKEDVYRGPAIRALCRITDTTMLQAIERYMKQAIVDKVPSVSSSALVSSLHMVKMSFDVVKRWVNEAQEAASSDNIMVQYHALGLLYHLRKNDRLAVTKMLNKFTKSGLKSPFAYCMMIRIASKLLEETEGGHDSPLFDFIESCLRNKHEMVVYEAASAIVHMPNCTARELAPAVSVLQLFCSSPKAALRYAAVRTLNKVAMKHPSAVTACNLDLENLITDSNRSIATLAITTLLKTGSESSVDRLMKQISSFVSEISDEFKVVVVQAISALCQKYPRKHGVMMNFLSNMLRDDGGFEYKRAIVDCIISIIEDNLETKETGLAHLCEFIEDCEHTVLATKILHLLGKEGPRTPTPSKYIRFIFNRVVLESEAVRAAAISALAKFGAQNDDLLPSVLVLMQRCMMDSDDEVRDRATFYVNVLLQKQKALNAGYILNGLSVSVPGLEKSLHQYTLEPSEKGFDMKTVPLATAPITEQKTEIAPVATSKLPEKLSPSRQVIYQEQLAAIPEFQGLGPLFKSSEPVQLTEAETEYVVRCIKHTFANHMIFQFDCTNTLNDQLLQRVLVQMEPSEAYEVLHYVPAASLLYSQPGSCYCLVRLPEDDPTAVSCTFSCTMKYLVRDCDPNTGEPDDDGYDDEYVLEDLEVTVADHIQKVLKPNFGAAWEEVGDEFEKEETFALATVRTLEEAVNNIISFLGMQPCERSDKVPESKNSHVLFLAGVFRGGHDVLVRSRLALADGVTMQVTVRSTDENVVDVILASVG from the exons ATGATCAAGAAGTTCGACAAAAAGGACGAGGAGTCCG GAAGTGGCTCGAACCCCTTTCAACATCTGGAGAAAAGTGCTGTACTGCAGGAG GCTCGGATCTTCAACGAGACGCCTATCAATCCAAGAAAATGTCTGCACATCCTGACAAAGATCATCTACCTGCTCAACCAG GGTGAGCACTTTGGAACAACAGAGGCCACTGAAGCCTTTTTTGCCATGACAAGACTGTTCCAGTCCAATGAC CAAACGCTAAGAAGGATGTGTTACCTGACCATAAAGGAGATGGCAAACATCTCAGAGGATGTGATCATTGTTACCAGCAG CCTGACTAAGGACATGACCGGTAAGGAGGATGTGTACAGAGGTCCAGCCATCAGAGCTCTGTGCAGGATTACTGAT ACCACCATGCTGCAGGCTATTGAAAGATACATGAAACAAGCCATAGTGGATAAAGTGCCCAGTGTATCCAGCTCCGCTCTGGTGTCTTCACTG CATATGGTGAAGATGAGCTTTGATGTGGTGAAGCGCTGGGTTAATGAAGCTCAGGAGGCAGCTTCAAGCGATAACATCATGGTTCAG TACCATGCTCTGGGTCTTCTGTACCATCTGAGGAAGAATGACCGTCTGGCTGTGACCAAAATGCTCAATAAATTTACCAAGTCTGGCCTCAAGTCTCCATTCGCTTACTGCATGATGATCCGTATCGCCAGTAAACTgctggaggaaactgaaggagG GCATGACAGCCCACTGTTTGACTTTATCGAGAGCTGCTTGAGAAACAAACATGAGATGGTGGTTTATGAAGCTGCCTCCGCCATTGTCCACATGCCCAACTGTACCGCCCGTGAGCTGGCACCCGCTGTCTCTG TTCTCCAGCTGTTCTGCAGCTCTCCCAAGGCAGCCCTGCGATACGCAGCAGTGCGGACCCTTAACAAG GTGGCGATGAAGCACCCATCGGCTGTGACCGCGTGCAATCTGGACCTGGAGAACCTGATTACCGACTCCAACCGCAGCATCGCCACCCTGGCCATCACCACCCTGCTGAAGACTGGCAGCGAGAGCAGCGTGGACCGCCTCATGAAGCAGATCTCCTCCTTCGTCTCTGAGATCTCTGATGAATTTAAG GTGGTTGTGGTCCAGGCGATAAGCGCCCTGTGCCAAAAGTATCCGAGAAAGCATGGTGTGATGATGAACTTCTTGTCCAACATGCTGAGAGATGAT GGTGGTTTTGAGTACAAGCGAGCCATCGTGGACTGTATCATCAGCATCATAGAAGACAACCTAGAGACTAAGGAGACGGGCTTGGCCCACCTGTGTGAGTTTATCGAGGACTGTGAGCACACCGTCCTGGCCACTAAGATTCTCCACCTGCTGGGGAAGGAGGGTCCACGCACCCCCACCCCCTCCAAATACATCCGCTTCATCTTCAACCGAGTGGTGCTGGAGAGCGAGGCTGTGCGAGCAG CTGCCATCAGCGCTTTGGCCAAGTTTGGGGCTCAGAATGACGACCTGTTGCCCAGCGTGTTGGTCCTGATGCAGAG GTGTATGATGGACAGTGACGATGAGGTTAGAGACAGAGCCACGTTCTACGTGAATGTTCTCCTGCAGAAGCAGAAGGCCCTGAATGCAGGTTACATCTTAAATG GTCTGTCTGTATCTGTTCCTGGACTGGAGAAATCTCTCCACCAATACACGCTAGAACCGTCCGAGAAAGGGTTTGACATGAAGACGGTTCCCTTGGCAACCGCACCCATCACTGAGCAGAAAACAG AAATCGCACCTGTTGCAACAAGCAAGTTACCTGAAAAGCTTTCACCTTCACGCCAAGTTATTTATCAAG AGCAACTTGCAGCCATTCCAGAATTCCAAGGCCTGGGACCCCTGTTCAAATCGTCCGAGCCGGTTCAGCTAACAGAAGCAGAGACGGAGTACGTGGTGCGTTGCATCAAACACACTTTTGCAAATCACATGATCTTCCAGTTCGACTGCACAAACACGCTCAACGACCAGCTGCTTCAGCGGGTTTTGGTTCAGATGGAGCCTTCGGAAGCCTACGAGGTGCTGCATTACGTACCGGCGGCCAGCCTCCTCTACAGTCAGCCCGGCTCTTGTTATTGCCTGGTGCGGTTACCTGAGGACGACCCCACAGCAG TCTCTTGCACGTTCAGCTGTACGATGAAATATCTGGTCAGGGACTGTGATCCAAACACAGGAGAGCCTGACGATGACGGTTATGACGACGAATATGTG CTGGAAGATTTAGAGGTGACAGTAGCTGACCACATACAGAAGGTATTAAAGCCAAACTTCGGCGCAGCGTGGGAGGAGGTCGGAGACGAGTTTGAGAAGGAAGAAACATTTGCTCTGGCTACGGTCAGAACTCTAGAAG AGGCAGTAAACAACATCATCAGCTTCTTAGGCATGCAGCCCTGCGAACGGTCCGACAAAGTTCCTGAAAGCAAGAACTCTCATGTTCTGTTCCTAGCTG GTGTTTTCAGGGGAGGTCACGACGTGCTGGTGAGGTCGCGACTGGCCCTGGCCGACGGGGTCACTATGCAGGTGACGGTTAGGAGCACTGATGAGAACGTGGTCGATGTCATTCTGGCATCTGTCGGCTAA
- the mest gene encoding mesoderm-specific transcript homolog protein isoform X4 codes for MRLSSTCSTSRANTTETRDTAQEPSMTRDFPQSEPGSARRVRREWWLHVGLLCIPLLAVYLHIPPPQLSSELNTWRSSGHIFNIRGHDIFYKESVGVVGSSDVVLLLHGFPTSSYDWCKFWDSLTQRFNRVIALDFLGFGFSDKPRPHRYSIFEQASLVEALVAQLGLSGQRINILSHDYGDTVALELLYRSDRNRTGHITINSLCLSNGGIFPETHYPRFIQTVLKDSGFISPVLTRLMNFQFFSRGIGDVFGPYTQPTEADFWDMWTGIRFNDGNLVMDSILQYINQRLKHRDRWVGALTSTSTPCNRTRQ; via the exons ATGAGGCTCAGCAGCACATGTTCAACCTCACGAGCAAACACGACCGAGACACGCGATACAGCGCAGGAACCTAGCATGACGCGAGACTTTCCT CAGAGTGAACCTGGATCGGCCCGTCGCGTGCGCAGGGAGTGGTGGCTTCACGTGGGTCTGTTGTGCATTCCTCTGCTCGCGGTGTATTTACACATTCCTCCTCCACAGCTCTCATCTGAACTAAACACTTGGCGGTCCTCCGGACACATCTTCAACATCAGAGGCCACGACATCTTCTATAAAG AGTCGGTTGGTGTTGTGGGAAGCTCTGATGTTGTTCTGTTGCTTCATGGCTTTCCTACATCCAGCTATGATTGGTGTAAG TTCTGGGATTCTCTGACTCAGCGCTTTAACAGAGTCATTGCCCTTGACTTCTTGGGCTTTGGTTTTTCAGACAAACCG AGACCACACCGTTACTCCATCTTTGAGCAGGCGAGTTTGGTGGAGGCCCTGGTTGCTCAGTTGGGTCTTTCAGGGCAGAGGATCAACATCCTGTCACATGACTATGGAGACACTGTAGCTCTTGAGTTGCTGTACAG GAGTGACCGTAACAGGACCGGACATATCACCATTAACAGCCTCTGCCTTTCAAATGGAG GAATATTCCCAGAAACCCATTATCCACGATTCATTCAGACG GTGCTAAAAGATTCTGGCTTTATTTCACCCGTACTTACTCGCCTTATGAACTTCCAGTTTTTTTCTAGAGG AATAGGGGATGTCTTTGGACCTTACACCCAACCAACAGAAGCAGATTTCTGGGACATGTGGACAGGCATTCGCTTTAATGATGGAAATCTGGTCATGGACAG TATCCTGCAGTACATTAACCAGAGACTGAAACACAGAGACAGATGGGTGGGAGCTTTAACCTCAACTTCAACACCTT GTAACCGCACCAGGCAATAA
- the mest gene encoding mesoderm-specific transcript homolog protein isoform X3 has protein sequence MRLSSTCSTSRANTTETRDTAQEPSMTRDFPQSEPGSARRVRREWWLHVGLLCIPLLAVYLHIPPPQLSSELNTWRSSGHIFNIRGHDIFYKESVGVVGSSDVVLLLHGFPTSSYDWCKFWDSLTQRFNRVIALDFLGFGFSDKPRPHRYSIFEQASLVEALVAQLGLSGQRINILSHDYGDTVALELLYRSDRNRTGHITINSLCLSNGGIFPETHYPRFIQTVLKDSGFISPVLTRLMNFQFFSRGIGDVFGPYTQPTEADFWDMWTGIRFNDGNLVMDSILQYINQRLKHRDRWVGALTSTSTPLHMIYGPLDPVNPHPQFIQLYR, from the exons ATGAGGCTCAGCAGCACATGTTCAACCTCACGAGCAAACACGACCGAGACACGCGATACAGCGCAGGAACCTAGCATGACGCGAGACTTTCCT CAGAGTGAACCTGGATCGGCCCGTCGCGTGCGCAGGGAGTGGTGGCTTCACGTGGGTCTGTTGTGCATTCCTCTGCTCGCGGTGTATTTACACATTCCTCCTCCACAGCTCTCATCTGAACTAAACACTTGGCGGTCCTCCGGACACATCTTCAACATCAGAGGCCACGACATCTTCTATAAAG AGTCGGTTGGTGTTGTGGGAAGCTCTGATGTTGTTCTGTTGCTTCATGGCTTTCCTACATCCAGCTATGATTGGTGTAAG TTCTGGGATTCTCTGACTCAGCGCTTTAACAGAGTCATTGCCCTTGACTTCTTGGGCTTTGGTTTTTCAGACAAACCG AGACCACACCGTTACTCCATCTTTGAGCAGGCGAGTTTGGTGGAGGCCCTGGTTGCTCAGTTGGGTCTTTCAGGGCAGAGGATCAACATCCTGTCACATGACTATGGAGACACTGTAGCTCTTGAGTTGCTGTACAG GAGTGACCGTAACAGGACCGGACATATCACCATTAACAGCCTCTGCCTTTCAAATGGAG GAATATTCCCAGAAACCCATTATCCACGATTCATTCAGACG GTGCTAAAAGATTCTGGCTTTATTTCACCCGTACTTACTCGCCTTATGAACTTCCAGTTTTTTTCTAGAGG AATAGGGGATGTCTTTGGACCTTACACCCAACCAACAGAAGCAGATTTCTGGGACATGTGGACAGGCATTCGCTTTAATGATGGAAATCTGGTCATGGACAG TATCCTGCAGTACATTAACCAGAGACTGAAACACAGAGACAGATGGGTGGGAGCTTTAACCTCAACTTCAACACCTT TGCACATGATTTATGGACCACTAGATCCAGTTAATCCACACCCCCAGTTTATCCAGCTTTACAg GTAA
- the mest gene encoding mesoderm-specific transcript homolog protein isoform X1, translated as MRLSSTCSTSRANTTETRDTAQEPSMTRDFPQSEPGSARRVRREWWLHVGLLCIPLLAVYLHIPPPQLSSELNTWRSSGHIFNIRGHDIFYKESVGVVGSSDVVLLLHGFPTSSYDWCKFWDSLTQRFNRVIALDFLGFGFSDKPRPHRYSIFEQASLVEALVAQLGLSGQRINILSHDYGDTVALELLYRSDRNRTGHITINSLCLSNGGIFPETHYPRFIQTVLKDSGFISPVLTRLMNFQFFSRGIGDVFGPYTQPTEADFWDMWTGIRFNDGNLVMDSILQYINQRLKHRDRWVGALTSTSTPLHMIYGPLDPVNPHPQFIQLYSKLVQRSTISVLDEHISHYPQLEDPTGFINAYLSFINSF; from the exons ATGAGGCTCAGCAGCACATGTTCAACCTCACGAGCAAACACGACCGAGACACGCGATACAGCGCAGGAACCTAGCATGACGCGAGACTTTCCT CAGAGTGAACCTGGATCGGCCCGTCGCGTGCGCAGGGAGTGGTGGCTTCACGTGGGTCTGTTGTGCATTCCTCTGCTCGCGGTGTATTTACACATTCCTCCTCCACAGCTCTCATCTGAACTAAACACTTGGCGGTCCTCCGGACACATCTTCAACATCAGAGGCCACGACATCTTCTATAAAG AGTCGGTTGGTGTTGTGGGAAGCTCTGATGTTGTTCTGTTGCTTCATGGCTTTCCTACATCCAGCTATGATTGGTGTAAG TTCTGGGATTCTCTGACTCAGCGCTTTAACAGAGTCATTGCCCTTGACTTCTTGGGCTTTGGTTTTTCAGACAAACCG AGACCACACCGTTACTCCATCTTTGAGCAGGCGAGTTTGGTGGAGGCCCTGGTTGCTCAGTTGGGTCTTTCAGGGCAGAGGATCAACATCCTGTCACATGACTATGGAGACACTGTAGCTCTTGAGTTGCTGTACAG GAGTGACCGTAACAGGACCGGACATATCACCATTAACAGCCTCTGCCTTTCAAATGGAG GAATATTCCCAGAAACCCATTATCCACGATTCATTCAGACG GTGCTAAAAGATTCTGGCTTTATTTCACCCGTACTTACTCGCCTTATGAACTTCCAGTTTTTTTCTAGAGG AATAGGGGATGTCTTTGGACCTTACACCCAACCAACAGAAGCAGATTTCTGGGACATGTGGACAGGCATTCGCTTTAATGATGGAAATCTGGTCATGGACAG TATCCTGCAGTACATTAACCAGAGACTGAAACACAGAGACAGATGGGTGGGAGCTTTAACCTCAACTTCAACACCTT TGCACATGATTTATGGACCACTAGATCCAGTTAATCCACACCCCCAGTTTATCCAGCTTTACAg cAAGCTTGTCCAAAGATCCACAATATCGGTTCTAGATGAGCATATCAGTCATTATCCACAGCTGGAGGATCCCACTGGCTTCATAAATGCCTATCTCAGCTTTATCAACTCATTCTGA
- the mest gene encoding mesoderm-specific transcript homolog protein isoform X2 yields the protein MRLSSTCSTSRANTTETRDTAQEPSMTRDFPQSEPGSARRVRREWWLHVGLLCIPLLAVYLHIPPPQLSSELNTWRSSGHIFNIRGHDIFYKESVGVVGSSDVVLLLHGFPTSSYDWCKFWDSLTQRFNRVIALDFLGFGFSDKPRPHRYSIFEQASLVEALVAQLGLSGQRINILSHDYGDTVALELLYRSDRNRTGHITINSLCLSNGGIFPETHYPRFIQTVLKDSGFISPVLTRLMNFQFFSRGIGDVFGPYTQPTEADFWDMWTGIRFNDGNLVMDSILQYINQRLKHRDRWVGALTSTSTPSLHHILKNRMIQMMVKSSLGTPHGPQR from the exons ATGAGGCTCAGCAGCACATGTTCAACCTCACGAGCAAACACGACCGAGACACGCGATACAGCGCAGGAACCTAGCATGACGCGAGACTTTCCT CAGAGTGAACCTGGATCGGCCCGTCGCGTGCGCAGGGAGTGGTGGCTTCACGTGGGTCTGTTGTGCATTCCTCTGCTCGCGGTGTATTTACACATTCCTCCTCCACAGCTCTCATCTGAACTAAACACTTGGCGGTCCTCCGGACACATCTTCAACATCAGAGGCCACGACATCTTCTATAAAG AGTCGGTTGGTGTTGTGGGAAGCTCTGATGTTGTTCTGTTGCTTCATGGCTTTCCTACATCCAGCTATGATTGGTGTAAG TTCTGGGATTCTCTGACTCAGCGCTTTAACAGAGTCATTGCCCTTGACTTCTTGGGCTTTGGTTTTTCAGACAAACCG AGACCACACCGTTACTCCATCTTTGAGCAGGCGAGTTTGGTGGAGGCCCTGGTTGCTCAGTTGGGTCTTTCAGGGCAGAGGATCAACATCCTGTCACATGACTATGGAGACACTGTAGCTCTTGAGTTGCTGTACAG GAGTGACCGTAACAGGACCGGACATATCACCATTAACAGCCTCTGCCTTTCAAATGGAG GAATATTCCCAGAAACCCATTATCCACGATTCATTCAGACG GTGCTAAAAGATTCTGGCTTTATTTCACCCGTACTTACTCGCCTTATGAACTTCCAGTTTTTTTCTAGAGG AATAGGGGATGTCTTTGGACCTTACACCCAACCAACAGAAGCAGATTTCTGGGACATGTGGACAGGCATTCGCTTTAATGATGGAAATCTGGTCATGGACAG TATCCTGCAGTACATTAACCAGAGACTGAAACACAGAGACAGATGGGTGGGAGCTTTAACCTCAACTTCAACACCTT CTCTTCACCATATACTGAAGAACAGAATGATACAGATGATGGTGAAATCTTCTCTAGGAACCCCCCATGGACCACAGAGATGA